Proteins encoded by one window of Cyprinus carpio isolate SPL01 chromosome B6, ASM1834038v1, whole genome shotgun sequence:
- the LOC109052601 gene encoding oxidative stress-responsive serine-rich protein 1-like isoform X1 translates to MAAVEEVGKECEEETLQTAFKKLRVDAESSSSTTAVRVSETLASRLVARSSPEGAKSKMSSSKDNWLGCTRKSSRGVVRSQRRRRSKSPILHPPKFTYCSKMSPPPEHLKHKTPPEPDDTGAVKNEVAFSAPCSTVCGVVGYETHLPSPKGQGSPLNPRMPSDDESAPENRPALGCGPGSQEAGAGNAVLSDFQTLSKLQEAGQCPCGQRECQCPGWQGVEVYSFTGLRDVISECERKLPSPQDSSSNSRTSAGASSSPRSCSEQARAYVDDITIEDLSGYMEYYLYIPKKMSHMAEMMYT, encoded by the exons ATGGCTGCTGTGGAGGAAGTAGGAAAGGAGTGTGAGGAGGAGACACTACAGACCGCTTTTAAGAAACTGCGTGTGGATGCTGAAAG TTCCAGTTCCACGACCGCAGTCCGCGTCTCTGAGACTTTGGCTTCCAGATTGGTTGCTCGAAGCAGCCCGGAAGGAGCCAAATCCAAGATGAGCTCCTCGAAAGATAACTGGCTTGG atgCACTAGAAAGTCTTCCAGAGGAGTTGTGAGAAGCCAGCGACGACGACGATCAAAATCGCCAATCCTTCATCCTCCGAAGTTTACCTACTGCAGCAAAATGTCTCCCCCTCCTGAACACCTCAAACACAAGACCCCGCCAGAGCCCGACGACACCGGCGCTGTCAAAAACGAAGTAGCATTCTCAGCTCCGTGCTCCACTGTATGCGGTGTCGTCGGCTATGAAACCCACCTCCCTTCTCCAAAGGGTCAGGGATCCCCCCTCAATCCCAGAATGCCCTCGGATGATGAGAGCGCTCCCGAAAACAGGCCCGCTTTAGGATGTGGGCCGGGATCTCAGGAGGCGGGCGCAGGTAATGCTGTTCTGTCTGACTTTCAAACTCTGTCCAAGTTGCAGGAGGCCGGTCAGTGCCCGTGTGGGCAGCGGGAATGCCAGTGTCCCGGTTGGCAGGGGGTGGAGGTTTACTCATTCACCGGCCTTCGAGATGTGATCTCCGAATGCGAGCGGAAGCTTCCCAGCCCGCAGGACAGTTCGTCCAACAGCAGAACTTCCGCTGGGGCGTCCAGCTCCCCTCGCTCTTGTTCCGAACAGGCCCGCGCCTACGTGGATGACATCACGATAGAGGACCTTTCCGGATACATGGAATATTACCTTTACATCCCCAAGAAGATGTCGCACATGGCTGAGATGATGTACACCTAA
- the LOC109052601 gene encoding oxidative stress-responsive serine-rich protein 1-like isoform X2: MAAVEEVGKECEEETLQTAFKKLRVDAESSTTAVRVSETLASRLVARSSPEGAKSKMSSSKDNWLGCTRKSSRGVVRSQRRRRSKSPILHPPKFTYCSKMSPPPEHLKHKTPPEPDDTGAVKNEVAFSAPCSTVCGVVGYETHLPSPKGQGSPLNPRMPSDDESAPENRPALGCGPGSQEAGAGNAVLSDFQTLSKLQEAGQCPCGQRECQCPGWQGVEVYSFTGLRDVISECERKLPSPQDSSSNSRTSAGASSSPRSCSEQARAYVDDITIEDLSGYMEYYLYIPKKMSHMAEMMYT, from the exons ATGGCTGCTGTGGAGGAAGTAGGAAAGGAGTGTGAGGAGGAGACACTACAGACCGCTTTTAAGAAACTGCGTGTGGATGCTGAAAG TTCCACGACCGCAGTCCGCGTCTCTGAGACTTTGGCTTCCAGATTGGTTGCTCGAAGCAGCCCGGAAGGAGCCAAATCCAAGATGAGCTCCTCGAAAGATAACTGGCTTGG atgCACTAGAAAGTCTTCCAGAGGAGTTGTGAGAAGCCAGCGACGACGACGATCAAAATCGCCAATCCTTCATCCTCCGAAGTTTACCTACTGCAGCAAAATGTCTCCCCCTCCTGAACACCTCAAACACAAGACCCCGCCAGAGCCCGACGACACCGGCGCTGTCAAAAACGAAGTAGCATTCTCAGCTCCGTGCTCCACTGTATGCGGTGTCGTCGGCTATGAAACCCACCTCCCTTCTCCAAAGGGTCAGGGATCCCCCCTCAATCCCAGAATGCCCTCGGATGATGAGAGCGCTCCCGAAAACAGGCCCGCTTTAGGATGTGGGCCGGGATCTCAGGAGGCGGGCGCAGGTAATGCTGTTCTGTCTGACTTTCAAACTCTGTCCAAGTTGCAGGAGGCCGGTCAGTGCCCGTGTGGGCAGCGGGAATGCCAGTGTCCCGGTTGGCAGGGGGTGGAGGTTTACTCATTCACCGGCCTTCGAGATGTGATCTCCGAATGCGAGCGGAAGCTTCCCAGCCCGCAGGACAGTTCGTCCAACAGCAGAACTTCCGCTGGGGCGTCCAGCTCCCCTCGCTCTTGTTCCGAACAGGCCCGCGCCTACGTGGATGACATCACGATAGAGGACCTTTCCGGATACATGGAATATTACCTTTACATCCCCAAGAAGATGTCGCACATGGCTGAGATGATGTACACCTAA